The DNA sequence tttttggattgtttttgtgtgtAGGTATAGGTTAAAACACAAGAGAGTTAACATAAGAGCAGTGAAGCATTGGTGTAAGCAGATTTTGAAAGGGCTTCTCTATCTTCACAGCCATGACCCTCCTGTGATTCACAGAGATCTTAAGTGTGACAACATTTTCATCAATGGGAACCAAGGTGAGGTCAAGATTGGTGATCTTGGCCTCGCTGCTGTCCTCCGTAAATCCCATGCTGATCGTTGTGTTGGTAAGTTATTTCTATTTGGTTTAAAGTCTTTTCAGTGATTAGAATATATAGAATTGCTTGACAATTTTAGGTGGTTGGGAGTTTTTACACTTTCAGATcaactcatctttgttttgtttctctctttttctttgctttctttCCGCTTGCTCAGGAACACCGGAGTTCATGGCTCCAGAGGTTTACGAAGAGGAATACAATGAGTTAGTTGACATTTATTCTCTTGGGATGTGCATCTTGGAGATGGTTACCTTTGAATATCCATACAGTGAATGCACTCATCCTGCTCAAATCTATAAGAAAGTTATCACTGTAGGAACTCAAAACTCTCAAGTTACTTTTCCAGattggtttttgtttctttcaagtgatttatgtatttaatTTTCGATATAGGGGAAAAAACCAGAAGCCCTATTCAAAGTAAAGGATCCTGAGGTGCGGCGTTTTGTTGAGAAATGCTTAGTGACCGTGTCTCGTAGGCTTTCTGCTAGGGAGCTTTTGAGAGACCCTTTTCTCCAGGTTGATGAGTACGGATACGATTTAAGGCCAATAGAGTATCAAGGGGATATGTATGTAATAGGGCCTCTCTTAAGGCAACCTCACTCTGCACTTCACCAAAGTAACAGCTCTTTCAGCAACGGGTATGGAAATTATCTTGGTTACGAAACTGAAAATGATTTGGATTACAATCCGGTTGATTACAGATTGAGCGAAATTGATCTCTTAGCTTGTCAAGAGGACGAGCATTTGGGAGATGTTGACCTCACAATCAAAGGGAGGCGGAGAGAAGACGATGGCATCTTTTTAAGGCTCAGAATTGCAGATAATGAAGGTGAAAGTTTCAGTCTAACTTCTCTAGTATTCTAAATATCATCTCTGTGGTTTGctgtaaattttgaaatgaaacTAAAGGTTCCTTTTCTCTGCAGGCCGCATCCGAAACATCTACTTCCCTTTTGATACTGAGAATGACACGGCATTGAGTGTTGCTAGAGAGATGGTTTCTGAGCTTGATATCACATACCAAGATGTTACAAAAATAGCAGAGATGATTGATGGTGAAATTGCTAGCTTGGTACCGGAATGGATTGCGGGACGTGGCATGGAAGAAATTCCCCATTGCAATAATGCAAGTTTTTGCCAAAATTGTGCTTCATATGGTTCCATTTTGGATTATGCATCATCAGATATTCCAGGCGTCAATCACCTCCAAGTTCTTCAGTGCTCAAAACACGCATCAGCTGCTGTCCATGGACGTTTCGAAGAAATCACCTACCAAGTTGAAGGCTCAGAGCAAAGTCTTACAGAAGGTGCACCTAGAACATCAAACCATTCTGATGGCTTGCACTATGCCGATATCTGGGCTCAAAGAGAAGGACCGGAATTAAGCTCACAAGGTTCAGGAGATTCGAGAGACATCCAATGCGATGAAAATCATGAAACATTGGATGCAACAAACtttggaaaggaagagagaatcATAGCCATGGACAATCAGAGCAGTTCGAAAGCAAGAAATTCCATCTCAGAGAAACTTTCAGCCACTAATGATCCGTTAGATGATTATGAGAATGAGCTTCGTCAAGAACTAAGATGGCTCAAAGCAACGTATCAAATGCAGTTGAGGGAGATTAGGGATCAACAGCTTGGAGGTAAACCGAAAGCTTCAAGCCTAAGTCCAAATTCAGACCACTCAGAGCACAGGGAAACAAATGGAGCTTCAATGTCCTTGGCATCGCCCCAGCGgaccaaagaaaacaaaaaaccttCCTTGAAACCGTTTTGCTCCGCGAAGCATTTTACATATTTTCCAGTGGATGCCGAAAAGAAACATTTAGCAAACCCTGGTGCTCAAAATCATGAGGCATTTGATGGGGCTTATAGTCCTGAACAAATCGTCACTGCAAAGAGTTTCTACGCTAGTGCATTGCTTCCGCACTCTCTTCACCGTGCAACTTCTCTACCGGTTGATGCTATAGACGTTTAAGCCCTGCCAACTTCTCTAATTCTGTCACCAGGTTCACACCACAACCTCAAATAATACCAGCAGCTGTCTCTTTTCACCGATACGAAAAAATGCATTGTGATTGATATTATTTGTACAAGCAGAGACGTAATTTACAGCTTGTAGGTTTTGTTCTCAGATGGAAACAATTctcagataaaaaaaaaagttgaatttatgtACGTTACTCTCTAACATGAAAGTAACAAAGCTAGATTCCATGAATTTCTGTCTCATGTCTCTCAGAAGGAAGGAGATAAGAGTTGAAGGAGGAGGATTCTGTGATTTATGATGACTGCAGATGGCAGTGCATCAGTGATGGTGTGTTATAATGACTTGCCAGCCAAAATTATTCTTTCCATGATGTATTTGCATATGTGATGGGAGTAAACTACTTGATACATTTCTTTCTGGTCCATAGAATGCCTTTAAAATGAATATGCCTTGTAACATGCAAGTTCTTCTCGTCAACAAGGCAAGCTTCCTAATAATTATTCCTAATACTTACCCCAAGTACCCACAAGAGCTTAAGCTGTTTGGGCAGGTGTCAACAATGTATATAGATCACAAGTGCTTGAACCGTCTGAGAATGTGCCAACAACGTATACAGATCACACAAGCTTAAAACTTCAGGGAATGGTCCGGCAATGTAAATAGTTTACGTAGCACCTTGACAAATTGTAATCTGCTTCTCACTAATTATGATGGTATTGGATTACAAAAGCTTAAGCCGCTTGAGAATGAGTCAGCAATGTATATATAACTTAGAATACTAGGTCAGTGTACCAACAGGCAACAACTACAATTTGGTGTGTTATTAATGATCTACTTCCTTTTCCTCAACCCAacctcccttttctttttcctctttacATAAGGTAAAAGCTCCCTAAACAATACCACtttaagggggcgtttgttgtaccggactgtctcggactggattagcttcagggactaagctggactggcttagactagattaAGCTGGACTAGTttagtgaagtgtttggtgcaATGTCGGACTAAATAccagaataataaaa is a window from the Malus domestica chromosome 16, GDT2T_hap1 genome containing:
- the LOC103403911 gene encoding probable serine/threonine-protein kinase WNK9, encoding MNSVTASEEDFSEFVEVDPTGRYGRYNEVLGKGASKTVYRAFDEYEGIEVAWNQVKLYDFQRNPEDLERLYREIHLLKTLKHSNIMKFYSSWVDTANRNINFVTEMFTSGTLRQYRLKHKRVNIRAVKHWCKQILKGLLYLHSHDPPVIHRDLKCDNIFINGNQGEVKIGDLGLAAVLRKSHADRCVGTPEFMAPEVYEEEYNELVDIYSLGMCILEMVTFEYPYSECTHPAQIYKKVITGKKPEALFKVKDPEVRRFVEKCLVTVSRRLSARELLRDPFLQVDEYGYDLRPIEYQGDMYVIGPLLRQPHSALHQSNSSFSNGYGNYLGYETENDLDYNPVDYRLSEIDLLACQEDEHLGDVDLTIKGRRREDDGIFLRLRIADNEGRIRNIYFPFDTENDTALSVAREMVSELDITYQDVTKIAEMIDGEIASLVPEWIAGRGMEEIPHCNNASFCQNCASYGSILDYASSDIPGVNHLQVLQCSKHASAAVHGRFEEITYQVEGSEQSLTEGAPRTSNHSDGLHYADIWAQREGPELSSQGSGDSRDIQCDENHETLDATNFGKEERIIAMDNQSSSKARNSISEKLSATNDPLDDYENELRQELRWLKATYQMQLREIRDQQLGGKPKASSLSPNSDHSEHRETNGASMSLASPQRTKENKKPSLKPFCSAKHFTYFPVDAEKKHLANPGAQNHEAFDGAYSPEQIVTAKSFYASALLPHSLHRATSLPVDAIDV